A genomic window from Fibrobacterota bacterium includes:
- a CDS encoding TlpA family protein disulfide reductase, translating into MNLHAAILCFLIQNLSFARLPEWSWMEEVSAARPFDPALSEWKGRPSLYVYFSPECGHCIDSWPGVLALARRARASGLRVGGIAVGGVQREDLLRFLEAYDDSMPVWFDSARTVAATYGIRSVPKVLFVEANGRVELFGDLTPRRWAQVEVIAKRIARAHP; encoded by the coding sequence ATGAATCTTCACGCTGCCATTCTCTGTTTCCTGATTCAAAATCTGTCTTTCGCGCGGTTGCCCGAGTGGTCCTGGATGGAAGAGGTTTCCGCCGCGAGGCCGTTCGATCCGGCATTGTCCGAGTGGAAAGGACGGCCTTCTCTATACGTGTATTTCTCGCCGGAATGCGGCCACTGCATCGATTCCTGGCCCGGTGTGCTGGCACTTGCCCGTCGCGCCCGGGCCAGCGGTTTGCGCGTGGGTGGGATCGCCGTGGGCGGAGTGCAACGCGAGGATCTGCTGCGCTTTTTGGAGGCCTACGACGATTCGATGCCGGTTTGGTTCGATTCCGCGCGCACGGTGGCCGCGACCTACGGGATCCGGAGTGTTCCCAAAGTGCTTTTCGTCGAGGCCAACGGGAGGGTTGAGTTATTCGGCGATCTAACCCCTCGGCGATGGGCCCAGGTGGAAGTCATCGCCAAACGCATCGCGAGGGCGCATCCATGA
- a CDS encoding PEGA domain-containing protein: MIRFVSVIIGMMGASGVAIAQERPTMGVLEASLAGKDYDPELKPVLTSMVRGNVVKVVRDSVDVVEGSKLEKMIQTNSGECSGADCLAKFTRQVGLDYLLETRMLFRKGSWTATLKLASAKSENLLSEETSTFESEADLQKGLPVMVGQVVKSLSKSRVPGPGEESRAGDGFAASVQKVVPRFLSEPAGAAVTLDGNLLCTTPCGKAIAPGEHLVLMGKDGFRQRREKINLVENGQGIDWTLEPITTSLRLEATDDRTGDDLIADVYLDGARVGETPYTGLVSVAEHRIEVVPPKMDRATLTLIAEEGVPLLHRVHFQSPAPQEKPRLAVPPVPLPQAPGAPEQKPETRSNRTLYWVGGGLGLVGIGTAVVLLVRSSTSTTAASPQPQTIQMVQP, translated from the coding sequence ATGATCCGTTTCGTTTCAGTCATAATCGGCATGATGGGGGCGTCTGGCGTCGCGATCGCCCAGGAGCGTCCCACCATGGGTGTTCTGGAGGCAAGCCTGGCGGGCAAGGACTACGATCCGGAGCTCAAGCCGGTGCTGACTTCCATGGTGCGCGGCAACGTGGTGAAGGTCGTGCGTGATTCCGTGGACGTGGTGGAGGGTTCCAAGCTGGAGAAGATGATCCAGACGAATTCCGGCGAATGTTCCGGTGCCGATTGCCTGGCGAAATTCACCCGCCAGGTGGGCTTGGACTACCTGCTGGAAACACGAATGCTGTTTCGGAAGGGATCCTGGACGGCGACCTTGAAACTTGCCAGCGCCAAAAGCGAGAACCTGCTGAGCGAGGAGACCTCCACCTTCGAGAGCGAAGCGGATCTCCAGAAGGGATTGCCCGTGATGGTCGGTCAGGTGGTGAAGTCCCTGTCGAAGTCCCGCGTGCCCGGACCGGGAGAGGAGTCGAGGGCTGGGGATGGGTTCGCCGCCTCGGTGCAGAAGGTGGTGCCACGATTCTTGAGCGAACCGGCAGGTGCCGCCGTCACGCTCGATGGCAACCTGTTGTGCACGACCCCATGCGGGAAAGCCATCGCTCCCGGGGAACACCTGGTCTTGATGGGGAAAGACGGATTCCGTCAAAGGCGGGAAAAGATCAACCTGGTCGAGAACGGACAGGGGATCGACTGGACGCTCGAGCCGATCACCACTTCGCTTCGATTGGAAGCGACGGACGACCGAACCGGCGACGACCTCATCGCCGATGTCTATCTGGACGGAGCCCGTGTGGGTGAGACGCCCTACACCGGACTCGTTTCCGTGGCCGAACACCGCATCGAGGTGGTACCTCCGAAAATGGACCGGGCAACCCTCACGCTGATCGCCGAGGAGGGAGTCCCTCTCCTGCATCGAGTGCATTTTCAAAGTCCGGCGCCGCAGGAAAAGCCCCGACTAGCTGTTCCGCCGGTGCCGCTTCCGCAAGCACCTGGCGCGCCCGAACAGAAGCCTGAGACCAGATCCAATCGGACCCTCTATTGGGTGGGAGGAGGACTGGGATTGGTCGGGATCGGAACCGCGGTGGTCCTGCTGGTTCGATCCTCCACCAGCACCACCGCAGCCAGCCCTCAACCCCAAACCATCCAGATGGTGCAGCCATGA
- a CDS encoding chitobiase/beta-hexosaminidase C-terminal domain-containing protein has product MDSLKAGAQVYLPMEMFYTTDGSDPRVSKTASSGSGLFDILDSCTFCVATRNIRGHFSAAACWRFDQGTVLPASFAPSGGTYPNAQNVTLKSSTIGAEIHYTTNGSAPTISSPTYNGPILVQSSQTIRAIATKTGWKNSAATSASYTITGSTGSVAAPAFDPAGGTFGSAQSVVLSTSTSGATIYYTVDGSAPSSSSTQYTGAIAVPASRTIRAIATKTGMVSSTISEARYTITVAPGTVATPTFSPLGRTYTTAQSVTLSCATSGASIHYTTDSSTPTESSKLYTGAIAVGTSQTIRAIATKTGMSPSAEGSATFTIAQTVAAPVFGPVEGEYPNAQDVTLSSTTAGANIYYTTDGTAPSTTSQLFSGPISVTASQTIRAIAAKPGWVTSPESKATYAIGSVEVPSFSVPAGAKDAAFSLEITSKTPGAAIHYTVDGSAPTLASPTYSGPLYLRSGLTINAIATKQGIAASGVASATYSVKDFLLSYYPESALDTATLRAKYGIFAYCNKSSKIWPDTMLIAGQDGYIFAGWSLIASDGIQGYTANVGLVHSLSRLRKKVDISKAKTLSFDYRIIRDVTDGLCVSLESGAYSAEVTNSGNVYEKCIPGKISPSATGPDWRTISWDISTFSPPTWWTPPAGFPTLEIALSQATSLRFSPRTTYLNTGTQNGVTCALCVGPTMTNQGLFLRNIKLQGAQVQGVFP; this is encoded by the coding sequence GTGGACAGCCTGAAGGCGGGCGCGCAGGTTTATCTGCCGATGGAGATGTTCTATACCACCGATGGATCGGATCCTCGAGTTTCGAAGACGGCGTCCTCTGGTTCCGGACTTTTCGATATCCTGGATTCCTGTACGTTCTGCGTGGCCACCAGGAATATTCGCGGCCACTTCAGCGCGGCTGCTTGTTGGAGATTCGATCAGGGGACGGTGCTCCCAGCCTCGTTCGCGCCGTCCGGGGGAACCTACCCGAATGCCCAGAACGTGACCTTGAAGTCATCGACCATCGGAGCGGAGATCCACTACACCACGAATGGATCGGCTCCGACGATTTCCTCCCCCACGTACAACGGCCCCATTCTCGTCCAGTCCAGCCAGACGATCAGGGCGATCGCGACAAAAACCGGCTGGAAGAACAGCGCGGCAACCTCGGCCTCGTACACGATCACCGGATCGACTGGCTCGGTTGCAGCTCCGGCGTTCGATCCCGCTGGTGGAACCTTCGGCAGTGCGCAAAGCGTGGTTTTGAGCACATCGACGAGCGGGGCGACGATCTACTACACCGTGGATGGATCTGCTCCTTCAAGCTCGTCCACCCAGTACACGGGTGCGATCGCGGTTCCAGCCAGCAGGACGATTCGAGCCATCGCGACAAAAACCGGCATGGTATCCAGTACAATTTCCGAAGCGAGATACACAATCACTGTCGCGCCAGGAACAGTCGCGACACCGACCTTCAGTCCGTTGGGCAGGACGTATACCACCGCGCAGAGCGTGACCTTGAGTTGCGCCACTTCAGGTGCAAGTATCCACTACACCACGGATAGCTCCACGCCGACGGAATCCTCGAAATTGTACACGGGTGCGATCGCAGTCGGGACCAGCCAGACGATCCGCGCGATCGCGACAAAAACCGGCATGTCGCCGAGCGCAGAGGGCAGTGCCACCTTCACCATCGCGCAAACCGTCGCCGCTCCCGTGTTCGGGCCCGTCGAGGGCGAGTATCCGAACGCGCAGGATGTCACTTTGAGCTCAACGACGGCAGGAGCGAACATCTACTACACCACGGATGGTACCGCGCCATCCACCACCTCGCAGCTTTTTTCCGGGCCGATTTCCGTGACCGCTTCCCAGACCATTCGCGCCATCGCCGCGAAACCTGGTTGGGTCACGAGTCCCGAATCGAAGGCGACCTACGCGATTGGGTCTGTAGAAGTCCCATCGTTCAGTGTGCCCGCAGGGGCGAAGGATGCCGCGTTTTCCCTGGAGATCACCTCCAAGACACCAGGGGCGGCCATCCACTACACCGTGGATGGATCCGCTCCGACCCTTGCCTCGCCAACCTATTCCGGGCCATTGTACTTGCGTTCGGGCCTGACGATCAACGCCATCGCGACCAAGCAAGGCATCGCAGCGAGCGGTGTGGCCAGCGCGACCTACTCGGTGAAGGATTTCCTGCTTTCCTATTATCCGGAATCCGCGCTAGATACTGCAACTTTACGGGCGAAGTACGGAATCTTTGCCTACTGCAACAAGTCCTCAAAAATTTGGCCTGACACGATGCTAATCGCGGGCCAAGACGGGTACATCTTCGCAGGGTGGTCGCTCATCGCCTCGGACGGAATACAAGGATACACAGCAAATGTTGGCCTGGTTCACAGCCTGAGTCGATTGCGAAAGAAGGTGGACATTTCTAAGGCGAAGACACTTTCATTCGATTACAGGATTATACGTGATGTTACGGATGGGCTCTGTGTCAGTTTGGAGTCAGGGGCGTATTCGGCGGAGGTTACAAACTCGGGAAATGTCTATGAGAAATGCATTCCAGGGAAGATAAGTCCTTCTGCAACGGGACCTGATTGGCGGACGATCTCATGGGACATCAGCACCTTTAGCCCGCCAACTTGGTGGACTCCCCCGGCTGGGTTTCCGACTCTCGAGATCGCACTGTCCCAGGCTACATCTCTGCGTTTCTCTCCGAGGACGACCTATTTAAATACGGGTACTCAAAATGGCGTGACCTGTGCGTTGTGCGTGGGACCGACAATGACAAATCAAGGATTGTTCCTTCGCAACATAAAGTTGCAGGGCGCCCAGGTCCAAGGCGTATTTCCCTAA
- a CDS encoding long-chain fatty acid--CoA ligase, which produces MSEPTTVPDLVWRTFLAAPDRIRLQWREPSIRRLTAREVARTVSAWSGGLSSIGVQPGDRIGILAPSSARWLMFDLAALCARAVTVPLFANVSRENLVWQIQDSGMGWILVDASQVEFVRSLGTPSVRILVLQELDHQFANSKNGSDTAMDLTSIRPDDHATLIYTSGSTGRPKGVLLDHQALFFQVRGAQSRYPTDPVEDSAVSCLPLAHVFERIVGYFHLANGYALAVATDVQAVGEDLKVFQPTFLTVVPRLLEKMLLRVRSQVESASGIRRRMGRLALSQAASPRHGLSPLLDPLLDRIAWSKVRSALGGRLRVVVSGGAALPVSLESSFNRMGIPVYNGYGMTENGPVISANTPDHHKPGSVGRPFPEVDVKIAPDDEILVKSKSILREYWKQPEATDKIRTPDGWLMTGDLGRVDPDGFLFITGRKKDLCKTAGGKYVAPSPLEESLTSNPLIEHAVICADGRKFVSAVLSLDPTSLRTWSLARGLAFPLDLADPPEGLLQEIDSWVAQINSHLDEWEKIRKWILARAPLSIEGNELTPTLKVRRQAVLDKYRLELDALYVEGGGR; this is translated from the coding sequence ATGTCCGAGCCTACGACCGTACCAGACCTTGTTTGGCGCACCTTCTTGGCTGCCCCCGATCGAATACGCCTCCAGTGGCGTGAACCTTCCATCCGTCGCCTGACGGCCCGCGAAGTGGCCCGGACCGTGTCCGCCTGGTCTGGTGGGCTGTCCTCCATCGGCGTGCAGCCGGGCGACCGGATCGGGATCCTCGCGCCGTCCAGTGCACGATGGTTGATGTTCGATCTCGCCGCTCTCTGTGCCCGCGCGGTCACGGTGCCTCTGTTCGCCAACGTTTCCAGGGAAAATCTGGTTTGGCAAATCCAGGACTCCGGCATGGGCTGGATCCTGGTGGATGCCTCGCAGGTGGAGTTCGTCCGTTCGTTGGGCACGCCCTCGGTGCGGATCCTGGTCTTGCAGGAGCTGGATCACCAATTCGCCAACTCGAAAAACGGTTCAGACACGGCGATGGACCTGACCTCGATCCGACCGGATGACCACGCGACCCTGATCTACACGTCGGGAAGCACGGGACGCCCCAAGGGCGTGTTGTTGGATCATCAGGCCCTCTTTTTCCAGGTTCGAGGCGCCCAGTCCCGCTACCCCACCGACCCCGTGGAGGATTCTGCGGTCAGTTGCCTGCCGCTTGCGCACGTTTTCGAGCGGATCGTGGGGTATTTCCATCTGGCCAACGGCTACGCACTGGCGGTCGCCACGGATGTCCAGGCCGTCGGGGAAGACCTCAAGGTGTTCCAGCCGACGTTTCTCACCGTCGTCCCGAGACTCTTGGAAAAAATGCTGCTGCGGGTGCGGTCCCAGGTGGAATCCGCCTCGGGAATCCGGCGGCGGATGGGACGACTCGCCTTGTCCCAAGCCGCCTCGCCCCGCCATGGCCTGTCCCCCTTGCTGGACCCCCTCCTGGATCGCATCGCGTGGAGCAAGGTGCGATCGGCTCTCGGAGGTCGGCTTCGCGTGGTCGTCAGCGGAGGCGCCGCCCTGCCGGTTTCGCTGGAGTCCTCGTTCAACCGCATGGGCATCCCCGTCTACAACGGCTACGGCATGACGGAAAACGGCCCCGTCATCTCGGCGAACACCCCCGACCACCACAAACCCGGATCGGTCGGTCGTCCGTTTCCGGAAGTGGACGTGAAGATCGCCCCGGACGATGAAATCCTGGTGAAGTCGAAATCGATCCTCCGTGAATACTGGAAACAACCAGAAGCGACGGACAAAATCCGCACACCCGATGGCTGGCTCATGACCGGAGACCTCGGACGCGTCGATCCGGACGGATTCCTCTTCATCACCGGTCGCAAGAAGGACCTCTGCAAGACGGCAGGCGGGAAATACGTGGCCCCCTCGCCATTGGAGGAATCCCTGACGAGCAACCCGCTGATCGAGCACGCGGTGATCTGCGCGGATGGCCGCAAGTTCGTATCCGCCGTCCTTTCGCTGGACCCGACCTCCTTGCGCACCTGGAGCCTGGCACGGGGACTGGCGTTCCCGCTCGATCTGGCCGATCCTCCGGAAGGACTGCTGCAGGAGATCGACTCGTGGGTGGCCCAGATCAACTCGCATCTGGACGAATGGGAGAAGATCCGCAAATGGATCCTGGCCCGCGCACCGCTGTCCATCGAGGGCAACGAGCTCACCCCCACCCTCAAGGTGAGGCGCCAGGCCGTGCTGGACAAATATCGTCTGGAGCTGGATGCGTTGTACGTGGAGGGCGGGGGGAGGTAG
- a CDS encoding radical SAM protein, producing MEPQIDIAPILKQADNGQRLSADQLRDLLASTDWTSIVAAGHKERVRRHGAQVATWTAFRVINYTNFCDIDCSFCSFKDEIESHRGYTLSLEQVEAKTLEAKELGCDAIFFQGGVNPHLPLSYYTDAFRMIAGHGMHVRALSPVEVFRLAQKEGLEVPALLALLKDAGLGSVPGAGAEILTDRMRQILSPKKLSWQEWCETMGHCHRAGLPGSCNIVFGSSETVDDLVEHLTYLRDQQDLTGGFLSFVPWVFQAQTKNFPIRHVKSWEYLRMVGAARLFLDNIPHIEVSIMVLGRELAELGLYAGADDISSIVIEENVLASRGLKTMRAAEKYLTDAGFTPRRRTLGYELLD from the coding sequence ATGGAACCACAAATCGACATCGCACCGATTCTGAAACAAGCCGACAACGGCCAAAGGCTTTCGGCCGACCAGTTGCGAGACCTGTTGGCCAGCACGGATTGGACCTCCATCGTCGCAGCCGGCCACAAGGAGAGAGTGCGTCGCCATGGCGCCCAGGTGGCCACCTGGACGGCGTTTCGCGTGATCAACTACACCAATTTCTGCGACATCGATTGTTCGTTCTGTTCGTTCAAGGACGAGATCGAATCGCACCGAGGCTACACTCTTTCCCTGGAGCAGGTCGAAGCCAAGACCTTGGAAGCCAAGGAGCTGGGTTGCGACGCCATCTTCTTCCAAGGTGGCGTGAATCCGCATCTGCCGCTTTCCTATTACACGGACGCTTTCCGGATGATCGCAGGGCATGGAATGCACGTGCGTGCACTGTCGCCGGTGGAGGTCTTCCGTCTGGCCCAGAAAGAAGGCTTGGAAGTTCCCGCGTTGCTTGCCCTCCTGAAAGATGCGGGTTTGGGGTCGGTGCCGGGGGCGGGCGCGGAGATCCTGACCGACCGCATGAGACAAATATTGTCTCCAAAGAAGCTCTCGTGGCAGGAGTGGTGCGAAACGATGGGGCATTGCCATCGTGCAGGTCTGCCGGGAAGCTGCAACATCGTGTTCGGAAGTTCGGAAACGGTGGACGACCTGGTGGAGCACCTGACCTATCTGCGCGACCAACAGGATCTCACCGGAGGGTTCCTGTCGTTCGTCCCATGGGTGTTCCAGGCACAGACCAAGAATTTCCCCATCCGCCATGTGAAATCGTGGGAATACCTTCGAATGGTGGGCGCCGCGCGATTGTTCCTCGACAACATCCCCCACATCGAGGTTTCCATCATGGTGCTGGGACGCGAGCTCGCGGAACTGGGGTTGTACGCGGGTGCCGACGACATTTCCAGCATCGTGATCGAAGAAAACGTGCTGGCCAGCCGGGGTCTCAAGACCATGCGCGCCGCGGAGAAATACCTGACCGATGCCGGCTTCACGCCGCGCCGACGCACCCTGGGATATGAACTGCTCGACTAG
- a CDS encoding ATP-dependent Clp protease adaptor ClpS, giving the protein MNSQTESTTETETQSELSPLFKVVLLDDDEHTYDYVVEMLCATCNLSRESAFRCAVEVDLMGRTTVFYGTLDQCKNRAARILAYGADPRLPRSRGSMKAEVHER; this is encoded by the coding sequence ATGAATTCACAGACAGAATCCACCACGGAAACGGAAACCCAGTCGGAGCTTTCGCCGCTTTTCAAGGTGGTGCTGCTGGACGACGACGAGCACACCTACGACTACGTGGTGGAAATGCTCTGCGCCACCTGCAACCTCTCGCGCGAGTCCGCCTTCAGGTGCGCGGTGGAAGTGGACCTGATGGGAAGGACCACGGTCTTCTACGGGACTTTGGACCAGTGCAAGAACCGGGCGGCCCGCATCCTGGCCTATGGCGCGGACCCTCGGCTACCGCGCTCGCGTGGCTCCATGAAAGCCGAAGTCCACGAGCGCTAG
- a CDS encoding 2,3-bisphosphoglycerate-independent phosphoglycerate mutase, which yields MKLEKSTRFAANQGPVVTIVMDGVGLSEGEGNAIRTARTPVLDGLMAQYPWTKVAAHGLAVGLPSDDDMGNSEVGHNALGAGRVFAQGAKLVADSISTGAIWQGQAWKDVLETAKKGGTLHFLGLFSDGNVHSHIDHLRAMIERAKADGAAKVRVHVLLDGRDVGETSALEYVEPFEAFLAGLRGPAFDVAIASGGGRMNITMDRYEADWSMVDRGWKIHVQGEGRAFASAKEAIETFRAEAKVIDQDLPGFVIAKDGAPIGKIVDGDAVVFFNFRGDRAIEISRAFTEEKFTKFTRSALPKVTFAGMMQYDGDLKIPARFLVQPPTIDRTLGEFLAGSGVSQFAVSETQKYGHVTYFWNGNRSGKFSDSLETYVEVPSDVVPFEQRPWMKAAEVTDALLAALESGKYQYLRVNYPNGDMVGHTGNFEAAVTSMQALDLQLGRLIPAILEKGGVAIVTADHGNADEMYELDKKGAVKKNPDGTPKAKTSHTLNPVPCILVSKANPGWKLTDAVAKPGLANLAATVCNLLGYEAPSDYEPSLIQKA from the coding sequence ATGAAATTGGAAAAGTCCACTCGCTTCGCCGCCAACCAAGGCCCGGTCGTCACCATCGTCATGGACGGAGTCGGTCTTTCCGAAGGAGAGGGCAACGCGATCCGCACCGCCCGCACTCCCGTGCTGGACGGCCTGATGGCCCAATATCCATGGACAAAAGTCGCTGCCCACGGCCTTGCGGTAGGACTTCCCTCCGACGACGACATGGGAAATTCGGAAGTCGGACACAACGCTTTGGGTGCTGGCCGGGTGTTCGCGCAGGGTGCCAAGCTGGTCGCAGACTCCATTTCCACCGGCGCCATCTGGCAGGGCCAGGCTTGGAAGGATGTTTTGGAAACCGCCAAGAAGGGCGGAACTCTCCATTTCCTGGGCTTGTTCTCCGACGGCAACGTGCATAGCCACATCGACCACCTGCGCGCGATGATCGAGCGCGCCAAGGCCGATGGTGCCGCCAAGGTGCGTGTGCATGTTCTCCTGGATGGCCGCGACGTGGGCGAAACCTCCGCGTTGGAATACGTGGAGCCCTTCGAAGCGTTCCTGGCCGGCTTGCGCGGACCTGCTTTCGATGTGGCCATCGCTTCCGGCGGTGGACGCATGAACATCACCATGGACCGCTACGAAGCCGACTGGAGCATGGTCGATCGCGGCTGGAAGATCCACGTCCAGGGCGAAGGCCGTGCCTTCGCCTCGGCCAAGGAAGCGATCGAAACCTTCCGCGCCGAAGCCAAGGTGATCGACCAGGATCTGCCAGGATTTGTCATCGCCAAGGATGGCGCCCCCATCGGCAAGATCGTCGACGGCGACGCGGTGGTGTTCTTCAACTTCCGCGGCGATCGCGCGATCGAAATCTCGCGGGCGTTCACCGAGGAAAAGTTCACCAAGTTCACGCGCAGCGCCCTGCCCAAGGTCACCTTCGCCGGCATGATGCAGTATGACGGCGATCTCAAGATCCCGGCGCGCTTTCTGGTGCAACCTCCCACCATCGACCGCACCTTGGGTGAATTCCTGGCAGGCTCCGGCGTCAGCCAGTTCGCCGTCTCCGAAACCCAGAAGTACGGCCACGTGACCTACTTCTGGAACGGCAATCGTTCCGGCAAGTTCTCCGACAGCCTGGAAACCTACGTGGAAGTGCCTTCCGACGTGGTTCCCTTCGAGCAGCGGCCATGGATGAAGGCCGCCGAGGTCACCGACGCCTTGTTGGCCGCGTTGGAATCCGGCAAGTACCAGTACTTGCGCGTGAACTACCCCAACGGAGACATGGTGGGCCACACGGGCAACTTCGAAGCGGCCGTCACCTCCATGCAGGCTTTGGACCTCCAGTTGGGTCGCTTGATCCCGGCCATCCTCGAAAAGGGTGGCGTGGCCATCGTGACCGCCGACCACGGCAACGCCGACGAGATGTACGAGCTGGACAAGAAGGGCGCCGTCAAGAAAAATCCCGATGGCACTCCGAAGGCCAAGACCAGCCATACCCTCAACCCGGTCCCTTGCATCCTGGTTTCCAAGGCCAATCCCGGCTGGAAACTGACCGACGCGGTGGCCAAGCCGGGACTGGCCAATCTGGCCGCCACGGTTTGCAATCTGCTGGGATACGAGGCTCCGTCCGACTACGAACCCAGCTTGATCCAGAAGGCTTGA
- a CDS encoding ribose-phosphate pyrophosphokinase, translating to MENVIIVGNVAEDPFAIDVGHTFGQEADLSDIISLKNFANGEFCPRFISDETDLTRIGEKLQGCTVVIVSANSDSHSRQSLAMRNFLIARAAKDNGAAKVILVEPDLFYSAQDRGPRTEHGRTASPRDEKDLKKFDGQPFSSFMYAQLLKAAGVDGVVTIHNHSHSVQDVFRTIFAGDFVNLRPIELYAHYLKNSDMVDTGVDGSNLVFCAPDKGALEFVEQMHKEMGLSGLGLCKMSKERTGERKVEIQVAADSPVSLAELEGKDIVVFDDMVRTGSTIVKCCQALKLGKPRRILFCVSHFYSSEEGRENMAAGVIDEILTLNTLPTILNRDTQGRLRKKMVVLKIEKWISRHLRSYFGQDIGKLEQDFYSVDMSSKNPRWKGSSRV from the coding sequence ATGGAAAACGTCATCATCGTCGGAAACGTCGCGGAAGACCCTTTCGCGATCGACGTCGGACACACCTTCGGCCAGGAAGCCGATCTGTCCGACATCATCTCGCTGAAGAACTTCGCCAACGGCGAATTTTGTCCGCGCTTCATTTCCGACGAAACGGATCTCACCCGGATCGGCGAGAAGCTCCAGGGCTGCACGGTCGTCATCGTGTCGGCCAACAGCGACAGCCACAGCCGGCAATCCTTGGCGATGCGCAACTTCCTGATCGCGCGTGCCGCCAAGGACAACGGTGCCGCCAAGGTGATCCTGGTGGAGCCGGACTTGTTCTACTCCGCGCAGGACCGCGGACCCCGCACGGAGCATGGGCGCACCGCTTCGCCTCGCGACGAGAAGGACCTGAAGAAGTTCGACGGCCAGCCGTTCAGTTCCTTCATGTACGCGCAGCTGCTGAAAGCGGCCGGGGTGGATGGCGTGGTGACCATCCACAACCATTCGCACTCCGTGCAGGACGTGTTCCGGACGATTTTTGCCGGCGATTTCGTGAATCTGCGACCCATCGAGCTCTACGCCCACTACCTCAAGAATTCGGACATGGTGGACACCGGCGTGGATGGATCCAACCTCGTGTTCTGCGCTCCGGACAAGGGTGCGTTGGAATTCGTGGAGCAGATGCACAAGGAAATGGGCCTGTCAGGACTCGGGTTGTGCAAGATGTCCAAGGAGCGCACCGGAGAGCGCAAGGTGGAAATCCAGGTGGCTGCCGATTCGCCGGTTTCCCTGGCGGAACTGGAAGGCAAGGACATCGTCGTGTTCGACGACATGGTCCGCACCGGATCCACGATTGTCAAATGTTGTCAGGCGCTCAAACTCGGCAAGCCGCGGCGCATCCTGTTTTGCGTGAGCCATTTCTACTCCAGCGAGGAAGGTCGCGAGAACATGGCCGCCGGGGTGATCGACGAAATCCTGACTCTGAACACCTTGCCCACCATCCTCAATCGCGACACCCAAGGTCGTCTGCGCAAGAAGATGGTCGTCCTCAAGATCGAGAAATGGATTTCCCGCCATCTGCGGTCCTACTTCGGGCAAGACATCGGAAAGCTGGAGCAGGACTTCTACTCCGTGGACATGTCGTCGAAGAATCCTCGCTGGAAGGGATCCAGTCGAGTCTAA